The Microbacterium sp. Nx66 genome contains a region encoding:
- the mpaP gene encoding daptide biosynthesis intramembrane metalloprotease produces MTAADSRSLWRQRGRGRDPLTAETCPALATGVDFEPTGEGSVWLATVQGVPSARLSRAVVDLLTAMDGRTPVSALRVRFAPEATDESVLRLVERFRDNGLLAGGASRPPGRVAYRPPFTLQFATLRAPALFAHLDRLVVPVPRRAALAAVAAVLVAGAVAAILQAGDLRNVLTRPLPLTGFVVVVVALGLATLFHEAAHGLTLTRLGGRPRRAGFMLFYLTPAFFVDVTDGWRLADRRHRVAIALAGPAVHATAAAVAMLAALGLPASTARETLLLLAISCTVVVLVNLIPFVRFDGYIALMSALDEPNLRGRTVRDGAGFLARVLFGGPRQPQALERWWSVPFGLCCLIAPVVMVLFAVVRTAQLLAGGGPGASLVVLALESVVVVVGVALLVRALIRVRRSGVSRTRLVAVTAALAVGTVAAGILIPVPTAATLGYWVDDDRVVLVRGGADAGADIPDGARVILSTRGILANENRGEGRTAVRPAAEAEVPIEALYPVRVPGVTVAATAVAEVEVTGERSALPAAGQARVELGTTPLWHALWAAAVSPLATPTSEEERG; encoded by the coding sequence ATGACCGCCGCGGATTCCCGGTCCCTGTGGCGACAGCGCGGACGAGGGCGGGACCCCCTCACCGCGGAGACGTGTCCCGCTCTGGCGACCGGCGTGGATTTCGAGCCCACCGGCGAGGGCTCCGTGTGGCTCGCCACGGTGCAGGGTGTCCCGTCCGCGCGGCTGTCCCGGGCGGTGGTCGACCTGCTGACGGCGATGGACGGCCGGACCCCGGTCTCCGCGCTGCGGGTACGCTTCGCGCCGGAGGCGACCGACGAGAGCGTGCTGCGACTGGTGGAGCGCTTCCGCGACAACGGTCTCCTGGCCGGGGGCGCGTCCCGACCACCCGGCCGCGTCGCCTACCGACCGCCGTTCACCCTGCAGTTCGCGACGCTCCGTGCGCCCGCCCTCTTCGCGCACCTGGACCGGCTGGTCGTCCCCGTCCCGCGCCGAGCAGCCCTCGCGGCCGTCGCCGCGGTGCTCGTCGCCGGGGCCGTCGCCGCGATCCTGCAGGCCGGCGATCTCAGGAACGTGCTCACGCGCCCCCTACCGCTCACCGGCTTCGTCGTCGTCGTCGTGGCGCTGGGACTCGCGACGCTGTTCCACGAGGCCGCGCACGGGCTCACCCTCACCCGGCTGGGCGGTCGGCCCCGACGCGCCGGGTTCATGCTCTTCTACCTCACGCCCGCGTTCTTCGTCGATGTGACGGACGGATGGCGGCTCGCCGACCGTCGGCATCGTGTGGCGATCGCGCTCGCCGGTCCGGCCGTCCACGCCACCGCGGCGGCGGTGGCGATGCTCGCGGCTCTCGGCCTGCCGGCGTCGACGGCCCGCGAGACGCTGCTGCTCCTCGCGATCTCCTGCACTGTCGTCGTCCTCGTGAACCTGATCCCGTTCGTGCGGTTCGACGGGTACATCGCGTTGATGAGTGCGCTGGACGAACCGAATCTCCGGGGGAGGACGGTCCGCGACGGCGCGGGCTTCCTCGCCCGCGTCCTGTTCGGCGGTCCGCGGCAGCCTCAGGCGCTGGAGCGGTGGTGGAGTGTGCCGTTCGGCCTGTGCTGTCTGATCGCGCCGGTCGTGATGGTGCTGTTCGCGGTCGTGCGGACCGCACAGCTGCTCGCCGGAGGCGGGCCGGGGGCGAGCCTCGTCGTGCTCGCCCTGGAGAGCGTCGTGGTCGTGGTGGGCGTCGCCCTCCTGGTGCGCGCACTGATCCGTGTGCGGCGATCCGGTGTCTCCCGGACTCGTCTCGTCGCGGTGACCGCCGCGCTCGCCGTCGGCACGGTGGCCGCCGGCATCCTCATCCCCGTCCCGACGGCCGCGACACTCGGGTACTGGGTGGACGACGACCGCGTGGTCCTGGTCCGCGGAGGAGCGGACGCCGGTGCAGACATCCCGGACGGTGCACGCGTCATCCTGTCGACGCGGGGGATCCTCGCGAACGAGAACCGGGGCGAGGGGAGGACCGCGGTCCGCCCTGCGGCGGAGGCCGAGGTTCCGATCGAGGCGCTGTACCCGGTCAGGGTGCCCGGGGTGACTGTCGCGGCGACGGCCGTTGCGGAGGTCGAGGTGACCGGGGAGAGGAGCGCCCTGCCGGCAGCCGGACAGGCGCGGGTCGAGCTGGGCACGACCCCGCTGTGGCATGCGCTCTGGGCGGCGGCCGTCTCGCCGCTGGCGACCCCCACGAGCGAGGAGGAGAGAGGATGA
- the mpaM gene encoding daptide-type RiPP biosynthesis methyltransferase — protein sequence MTSLITETVAARLDLVGATARGQDLYAGAGTDFYDRLVGPDRAEVREVLALARAVPGPVLDLAAGSGRLTVPLVRSGHHVTAVDLSADMLARLRGAVPHGATVECVVADMRDLALDGRYGLVILGATSITVLDREGRARLYAGVRRHLDSTGVFALTVAGRASADRLAVTADREIVVPGSAGDEPYLFAQQIEDDGAVRVVNWVRLADIAPGAEVPVLTSRLHVLSPEILADELVAAGFTAPRISPVRTPVPGEILLLTASPSGDRGGAR from the coding sequence GGTCGGCGCGACCGCCCGCGGGCAGGATCTGTACGCCGGGGCCGGCACAGACTTCTACGACCGGCTCGTCGGCCCGGACCGGGCGGAGGTCCGGGAGGTCCTGGCGCTCGCGCGCGCGGTCCCCGGTCCCGTCCTCGACCTCGCGGCCGGGAGCGGACGGCTGACGGTGCCGCTCGTGCGCTCCGGGCATCACGTCACGGCGGTCGATCTCTCGGCGGACATGCTCGCGCGCCTCCGCGGAGCCGTTCCGCACGGCGCGACGGTCGAGTGCGTCGTCGCGGACATGCGCGACCTCGCGCTCGATGGGCGGTACGGTCTGGTCATCCTCGGGGCGACCTCCATCACCGTGCTCGACCGGGAAGGCCGGGCGCGTCTCTACGCGGGTGTCCGACGTCATCTCGACTCCACCGGTGTCTTCGCCCTCACCGTCGCGGGCAGAGCGTCGGCGGACCGCCTCGCGGTGACGGCCGACCGCGAGATCGTGGTTCCCGGAAGCGCCGGAGACGAGCCCTACCTGTTCGCGCAGCAGATCGAGGACGACGGCGCCGTACGGGTGGTCAACTGGGTCCGTCTCGCCGACATCGCCCCGGGCGCGGAGGTGCCGGTACTCACGAGTCGTCTGCATGTGCTGAGCCCCGAGATCCTGGCCGACGAACTCGTCGCGGCCGGCTTCACGGCCCCCCGGATCTCTCCGGTGCGGACGCCGGTCCCCGGGGAGATCCTGCTGCTCACGGCGTCTCCCTCCGGGGATCGAGGGGGTGCGCGATGA